One part of the Amyelois transitella isolate CPQ chromosome 10, ilAmyTran1.1, whole genome shotgun sequence genome encodes these proteins:
- the LOC106133102 gene encoding uncharacterized protein LOC106133102, which produces MSPGERAALGRREPARPQYATTAPGFPPPYYPPYGVPHPNAWLGAPLISMAGRAPPPARNNPVSKLAMHAQGAPLIIQNRHDRRKYTTAPEQRNHRPVVHNEHATRERCEVSEGNRPRIQQQQTRSTRGGRNNNTDAVSVASDESSGSTNSETMLPRIIKPRKRRKKDRKPNNIIPHDLSAASLDLGDVDHCAVSGISSSGRSIYEDSYCREMSLPYRLDVKVMEYPEPVPETYRVSALGEALEATRFGIAEAASPVESAVSSCQCRYCDPVGQIWDADSIADLLDENSSGDFAPTKLEDSMKVVGPLGRRGADTTLRRSWSDPSSRVPERREANTSETYSAPNLYSLFPPSRRASSPEPRSPLALEISSEIVTSMNGHRDLEIKLFSTSPSATNTDRRSFFADKSESAANRCITTSYDVKVNNVVNSDKVKSSVKTDGKNSEEVSESVCPTSLAAGDSSRNICDLALVSA; this is translated from the coding sequence ATGAGTCCGGGCGAGCGTGCCGCCCTAGGGCGCCGCGAACCCGCTCGCCCTCAGTATGCCACCACCGCACCGGGATTCCCGCCACCCTACTACCCGCCCTATGGTGTGCCACACCCGAATGCATGGCTTGGCGCACCCCTTATATCCATGGCCGGACGTGCTCCACCACCCGCCCGGAATAACCCCGTGTCAAAACTAGCGATGCACGCTCAGGGAGCGCCCCTCATCATACAAAATAGGCACGACCGAAGAAAGTACACAACAGCACCAGAGCAACGCAATCACCGGCCTGTTGTTCACAATGAGCATGCCACCAGGGAGAGATGTGAAGTCTCGGAGGGAAACCGGCCTCGTATCCAGCAGCAGCAAACACGTTCCACCCGAGGCGGACGTAACAACAACACGGATGCGGTTAGTGTCGCGAGCGATGAGAGTTCCGGCTCGACAAACTCTGAAACAATGTTGCCCAGGATAATTAAACCTAGAAAGCGACGCAAAAAAGACAGAAAACCGAATAACATTATACCACACGATTTAAGTGCTGCTAGTTTAGATCTCGGTGATGTGGACCATTGTGCCGTTTCAGGAATCAGTTCTTCGGGGCGTAGTATTTATGAAGATTCTTATTGTCGGGAAATGTCATTGCCGTATCGATTGGACGTTAAAGTGATGGAATACCCAGAACCGGTGCCAGAGACTTATCGTGTATCTGCTCTAGGTGAAGCTTTAGAAGCCACAAGATTCGGTATAGCGGAAGCCGCTTCGCCTGTGGAGTCTGCTGTCAGTTCGTGTCAGTGTCGCTATTGTGATCCGGTGGGACAAATCTGGGATGCCGATTCGATCGCAGATTTGCTCGACGAAAATTCTAGCGGCGATTTCGCTCCTACGAAATTGGAGGATTCAATGAAAGTCGTTGGGCCGCTTGGTAGGCGAGGAGCAGACACTACTTTGAGACGAAGCTGGAGCGATCCCTCTTCGCGGGTGCCTGAACGACGGGAAGCTAATACTAGCGAGACTTATTCAGCACCTAATTTGTACTCATTATTCCCACCCTCGAGAAGAGCAAGCTCTCCGGAGCCGCGCTCTCCACTCGCATTAGAAATATCTTCAGAAATCGTCACTTCGATGAATGGTCATCGTGACCTGGAAATCAAGTTATTTTCGACCTCACCTTCGGCAACAAACACCGATCGCCGCTCCTTCTTCGCTGATAAAAGTGAAAGTGCTGCGAACAGATGTATTACCACAAGTTATGATGTTAAAGTGAATAATGTGGTAAACAGTGACAAAGTTAAATCTAGTGTTAAAACAGATGGCAAAAATAGTGAGGAAGTGTCCGAATCGGTGTGTCCGACATCATTGGCTGCCGGCGATTCTTCGCGTAACATTTGTGATTTAGCTTTAGTTTCTGCCTGA